The DNA segment GCGTCGAAGTCAGACCTGTTCTTGCCCGCCATCACGGAGCCGCTGGCTGCACTTGGTGGCCGGCACATCGCCTTATGCCAAAAGCAGCTCTTGAAGAGTCTTGAAactggaggaggaggaggaggagccaGGGCCAGTGCCTGGGTTGATTCGACGAGATCTTCCTCGCCTACCCAAATCAAATCCACGGCTTCTTTGCCTGAAACGGAAGAGCAAAGCTCCTGGATTGTATGTGCCAGTCTCTATCTCTAGATGATGATCCTACTGTATTAATGTCTTCCGTTATAATTTGTGTCTAATTAACATGTAAGTTTGGATTGTGTTTGTTTCTTAATGGTTTGGCGACAGCTCCGTTATCCATCTGCATTAGAAACTTTTGAGCAGATAATATCAGCTTCCAAGGGAAAGCAGATTGTGATGTTTCTGGATTATGATGGCACCCTCTCTCCGATTGTCGATGATCCAGATCAAGCATTTATGTCGAAAgatgtaattagttttatatatcCTCTCTACTGAGTCATTCATGCTTGGTTGATCATATGAATTTGTAAACTCAAATGTCAtgcacattttcttttctttaaatagATGAGAGAAGCTGTAAGGGATGTTGCTGCATACTtccccacggccatagtgagtGGGAGGTGCAGGGATAAGGTCATTTTCCAGAACTATAAAATTGTTTTGAAGTCTTTTATGCTACACACGATTATTTTTAATTCCCCTTTTTCGTTGGTAATCAAATTTGCaggtttataattttgtaaagtTAGCAGAACTATACTATGCAGGTAGCCACGGAATGGACATCAAGGGACCATCCAAACCGCGTCGAAAATGGAATAAAGTGAGTTGTAGTGCGTACAAAAATTAATGATCCTAGTAATAATAATCCTTTTGTTTTCGGTTCTTCTTGCCGTTTATACAACTTTTCCTCTTGATTTTATGATGATCCAGGGAAATCAAGCAGTCATCTTCCAAGCTGCTACTGAGTTTCTACCCATGATTGACGAGGTTTTTATCCGATTACTTCTGATCTCCAAGCAAAAATCACCTAGAATAGAAAAGGTagttaaatatttgaaagaCTCATAGTGACTTTATTACTTCAGGTGTACACAACCTTGTTAAACAAAACAAGTTCCATCCCAGGAGCAAAGGTGGAAAATAATAAGTTTTGCCTATCCGTACACTTCCGCTGTGTTGAAGAAAAGGTAATCGAAACCCACTTTGTTCGATTGTTTTTTCCAGGCATACATCCTAATTAATTCCTACGTACGACAATAACAAAGTtggtctttttattttcttgcgtGCGTCTTAGAGATGGGCTGCATTAACAGAACAAGTTAAGATGGTGCTCAGTGCGTATCCTAAACTTAAACTGACTCGAGGGAGGAAGGTACTTACACCTTGATATTTAGTTGTTCGATTCTCGATCGTTTAAAGATCGATGGTACAATTCGACACAGAAAAAATCCAGCGATTTTTGTAACTGTGGACAAAGTTTCCGTACGTTAATTATATGCCTGCCCGCGggcaatatattattaaaacagGTACTGGAGATCCGTCCAACCATCATGTGGGACAAGGGCAAAGCCCTCGAATTCTTGCTGGAGTCTCTAGGTGAGTACTGTTGAGGCagtttcttctaaaaaaaaacagCTAGCTACTAGGTCGGGATTCATGAATCCCGACCTTGGTATCAAATAAATAGGTGACTAAAGGACTTATTGTCCAGATCACGATCTATTAGTCTTGATCTTAACCcaattaatgtttttctttataagGATATGCCAATTCTAGTAACGTTTTGCCTATCTATATTGGAGATGACCAAACAGACGAGGATGCGTTCAAGGTGGTTGAATATCTTTATAACTGTATCTCTCCAGCTTATAAGTtatcagattttttatttttttttaaacggcAGCTCTCATCATTTGTTTACACTCGATAATTGATTAGGTTTTGCGCGACAGAGGGCAAGGGTTTGGGATCCTTGTTTCTAGAGTTGCAAAGGAAACAAGTGCCACTTATTCTTTGCAAGAACCATTCGAGGCAAGATTTTCAATCCAAATTAAGATGCATGCACTCGCACTAATTTTGTGTTTGATCTATCTTATAATTAACCTTATGGCCGGCTGAAACCTTGGTTTGGGTTTCGATCGATTTGCATGTCAGGTTGACATATACTTCGTCGTGTCAATTGCAGGTTAAGGAGTTTTTACGGCGTTTGGTGGTGGAGAGGAATAGATGGTTACTGCAAGGTTAAACATGACCTACGTACGGCAATTATTGTTCCCATGAATATCTTTGGGTGGGATCAACTTTTGCGTACGCGTCGTGTTACAATTAAGTCTTGagataactaattatatatgtattttctttaGAGATTGTAATTAGCCAAAATTGTGAGAAATTAAGAAATTCTCCCTAAAATTGTTAAAACATATatagtactctctctctctctctctctctctcatacataCAATATACATACGTATCATGATAGATGCACAACCGTTTTATACGCATGCCCATTATTGGAAGTAGTATTACGGCAGAAGCTAGCAAGCACGTGATCAGCATGATGCCTGCCTGCGTGCATTAGGTAATAATTGGGAGTTGTACATATTGTACACGGTAAACTTGGGATATGAGTACTTTGACATGTGATTCAGGCCGGGCTTTCAGCAAAGTGCAGCATCATCTTTCAGCAAAGTGCAGCATCATGAAGCTGAAGCTGCAGATAATAAATAAGAGGAATGTTACTGTGATAAACCGATTATACAAAAGgaatattataaattgatatgttttatttcatctattagttttactttataataaaactaattttataatctgaagaatcattttaaattaatatattattttgtataatacatTTACGGCTGAAGTATTTTGCAATAAATAATATAGGTTATTAATGTTAAAATTAGCTTTCTACCTGTACGTACGTACTATACGATGTTTAAACAGTCCTGATTTAATTCCCTTCTTAATGAACATATAGCAGTACTTAACGAACAACGTCAACTGATCTAGACTATATATAGATAGTAAATTATTAGGAACATGAATTATTAAACACATtcctatataattatttatgtatttctACGCGTACCTTTTCAAATTTGCATTAATTTCTGCACTATATATATGTCATTCATGAACTGCAATATGCAAACATTTTAGATCAGTAATGTTTTCAACTGTGCATACATATTGGTTTAAAAAGTATTATAAGatcgattaatatatatatattgatctagTTGTAAATTATCTGGGAAGAAGACAGACACATGAGATGCACATGACTCCCGGCCACATGCATGCACGGGCACGCACACTCACACTTGGAGAAGAACGGACTCATGCACGTAAAGCCTGTAAGCTGGAGTCTTC comes from the Carya illinoinensis cultivar Pawnee chromosome 8, C.illinoinensisPawnee_v1, whole genome shotgun sequence genome and includes:
- the LOC122319175 gene encoding probable trehalose-phosphate phosphatase J isoform X1, giving the protein MTTQNVVAFEDCTSCIGKVRVAASKSDLFLPAITEPLAALGGRHIALCQKQLLKSLETGGGGGGARASAWVDSTRSSSPTQIKSTASLPETEEQSSWILRYPSALETFEQIISASKGKQIVMFLDYDGTLSPIVDDPDQAFMSKDMREAVRDVAAYFPTAIVSGRCRDKVYNFVKLAELYYAGSHGMDIKGPSKPRRKWNKGNQAVIFQAATEFLPMIDEVYTTLLNKTSSIPGAKVENNKFCLSVHFRCVEEKRWAALTEQVKMVLSAYPKLKLTRGRKVLEIRPTIMWDKGKALEFLLESLGYANSSNVLPIYIGDDQTDEDAFKVLRDRGQGFGILVSRVAKETSATYSLQEPFEVKEFLRRLVVERNRWLLQG
- the LOC122319175 gene encoding probable trehalose-phosphate phosphatase J isoform X2 — protein: MTTQNVVAFEDCTSCIGKVRVAASKSDLFLPAITEPLAALGGRHIALCQKQLLKSLETGGGGGGARASAWVDSTRSSSPTQIKSTASLPETEEQSSWILRYPSALETFEQIISASKGKQIVMFLDYDGTLSPIVDDPDQAFMSKDMREAVRDVAAYFPTAIVSGRCRDKVYNFVKLAELYYAGSHGMDIKGPSKPRRKWNKGNQAVIFQAATEFLPMIDEVYTTLLNKTSSIPGAKVENNKFCLSVHFRCVEEKRWAALTEQVKMVLSAYPKLKLTRGRKVLEIRPTIMWDKGKALEFLLESLGFARQRARVWDPCF